The nucleotide window TGCTTCAAATGGATTGCTTCTGGCGGAATGAGTATTTATTCACTTAATGAGCGGCTTTTACAAAAACTGAAAACATCCGGATGCTATAGATTAAATCTAGCAATAGAATCTGGCAGCCAAACCGTATTAAAACATCTTATTCATAAGCCCATCAATCTATCCAAAGCCATGGATGTTCTATCCATAGCAAAGAGGTTAGATTTTGAGATTATAGGTTTTTTCATAATTGGTCTTCCAGAAGAAACCAAAGAACAAATTGATAAGACACTTAAACTTGCAGCATCTTCCCATTTTGATTATGTAACTTTTTCAATTGCCACTCCTCAGGCAGGAACAGCATTTGAAAAATCATGCATAGAAAAAGGCTTTCTAAAAGCAGATCAATCGTTGGAAAGCATAAGCAAACGGTCCACAGGTACATTTTCTACAAATGAATTTACTTCTTTTGATCTTGAAAAAATCAGATGGAAATCATGGGATAAAATTAATTTTACAACACATAAAAAAAGAGAAGTGATTTGTAAAATGATGGGAATTACAAACAAAGAGCTTAGCTCAATTCGTGAACAAACGGCTCTACAATTCCATTCACGTTGGCCCCAAAATCAATAAAGTTAGCCTTCATTTTGAACTGCCATTGAAAGGGATAATTAGCAAGTATTCTCTTATTATTAAACATTAAATCTTTTTTTCAAGCCACAGGGATTCTATGATTCCGTGAAGAATTGCCTCATGGCTTAATTCTACGATACCAAAAAGATATGCCGGTACAAAAAAAGATAGATTGCTTTCCATATTCCAAAGTTTGTTGTCATCCGTAAAACCGCTCAGGGTAATAAGACCCAAACCTTTTTCCAATGCCATATCAGCACACAAGTAAATATTCTCCGAATTACCTGAACTTGAAATGGCAATTAAAAGATCATCTGGCTTCACAAGCTTCTCAAGGGGATGGAGATAAACATTTTTATAACCAAAATCATTTGATATACATGTCATCAAAGCTGCATCACCAGTATAAAAAGATTTTGCCCCAAGTTTGTTCAGCAGATCCTGGGACAGGTGGGAACAGATTGCCGCACTTCCCCCATTTCCAACCCACCAGATGCTTGCATCTTTCTCAATGATATTGTTAATTATCTTGCCGGCAGCACAGCATCCATATTCCAGATCAACTGATGCTTTGCCCAGTCTACATTGTGAAGACATAATCGTTGTATTTAATTTTTTCAGCCAGTTATATGGATTATATTTATTAAAAATCAAACAGACTCCTTAAATAATAATTTAGATCTTTCGTAAAAATAACCCCTGAATATCTCACCGCATTCACCTCCAGCTGTTTCAAAATTTATTTTATTTCCGATATCCATCCAGTATTTCCAGATCTGAAAAACCACGGTTTTATAATCTTTCTCTATCCTTTTGTCAAAAATGATGTGCCATATCAAAACATTTCATTAGTTGTTTGATTTTTAATTTTTTTTATCTCCCAAGCAATTCTATTAATTTCATCTTTCTTGATATTTGTTGAAGAAGGCAGGCTCAGACCGGAGTTTGATAATTTTTCACAAACAGGCAAATTCTGTTTTGTATCATAAATAGGCTGTTGATGAACCGGAGGGAATAATGGACGCGTTTCTATTGATTTTATTTTTAATCTTTTCCCTAATTCAACTGAAGACATCCCGAATTTTTTTTCATCAATTAATATTGAATAAAGCCAATAAATATTTTTAGCCCATTTCTCATTTGGTGGAAGAGTTATTCCAGGTATATTTTTGAGTTCCTTACTATAAAGGAAGGCATTGGTGCATTTTTGTTCTATAATCTGATCAATACGTTCCATTTGCCCAACTCCTAAGGCCGCCTGAATATTAGTCATGCGATAATTATAACCAAGAACCGAATGGCGGTATCTTTTTTCAGTATCCATGCCATGATCCCTAAAAATTCGAATTTTATCGGCCAGTTCTTTATTATCTGTCACCACCATCCCGCCCTCACCGGTAGTTATTATTTTATTACCATAAAAACTGAAAATCCCCATATCCCCTAATGACCCTGTTTTGTTGCCTTTATACAGGGCACCATGGGCTTCTGCCGCATCCTCAACAACTGCAAGATTATACTTGCCGGCAATTTCAAGGATAGAAGACATTTGCGCTGGATGCCCGTAAATA belongs to Desulfobacula toluolica Tol2 and includes:
- a CDS encoding SIS domain-containing protein, with the protein product MIFNKYNPYNWLKKLNTTIMSSQCRLGKASVDLEYGCCAAGKIINNIIEKDASIWWVGNGGSAAICSHLSQDLLNKLGAKSFYTGDAALMTCISNDFGYKNVYLHPLEKLVKPDDLLIAISSSGNSENIYLCADMALEKGLGLITLSGFTDDNKLWNMESNLSFFVPAYLFGIVELSHEAILHGIIESLWLEKKI